The Longimicrobium sp. nucleotide sequence GCGCTCGCCTTCCTCGACGCCCGGCCCCGGGACCGCCCCTTCTGCCTCCTCTGCTGGTTCAAGTCGCCGCACCGCTCGTGGATGCCGGCCGAGCGCTTCGCGCGCGCCTTCGACGACGTGGACGTCCCCGTGCCGCGCACCTTCGAGGACCGCCTGGCCGGCCGCCCCGAGGCCGTGCGCCGCGCCGAGATGGCCATCGCCGACATGCCCGACTTCCGCGACAAGGGAGTGTCGCCGGACCTGCCGTTCGAGGAGCGCAGGCGGCTCAACCTGCAGCACCTGGTGAAGAACTACTACCGCGTGCTGCTGTCGGTGGACGAGAACGTGGGCCGCCTGCTGGAGCGGCTGGACGCCGACGGGCTGGCCGAGAACACCGTCGTGGTCTACACCTCCGACAACGGCTTCTTCCTGGGCGAGCACGGGCTCTTCGACAAGCGGCTGATGTACGAGCCGTCGATCCGCGTGCCGCTGCTGGTCCGCTTCCCGAAGCGCGTCGCGGCCGGGCGGACGGACCGCGCGCACCTGGCGCTCAACGTCGACCTCGCGCCCACGCTGCTGGAGCTGGCGGGGATCCCGGCGCCGGGGTGGATGCAGGGGCGCAGCCTGGCGCCGCTGCTGGAGGGGCGCCAGGCGCCCTGGCGCGACGCGTTCCTGTACGAATACTACGAGTACCCCGCCGAGCACTGCGCGCGGAAGAACCGGGGGATCCGCACCGACCGCTGGAAGCTCATCCACTTCTGGGAGCAGCCCGAGGAGTGGGAGCTGTACGACCTGCGGAGCGACCCCGACGAGACGACCAACCTGGCCTACCGCCGCGAGCACGCCGCCACCGTGCGGACGC carries:
- a CDS encoding sulfatase; amino-acid sequence: MTNPIDRREAVRRIGGAVAGLALPGLAAPAHAKAPPGSPNVILIMTDDQRADAMSIAGNPVLRTPNMDRIGREGVRFAEAFVTNALCAPSRASVLTGLYSHAHGVITNGGGPRYYNQTGLRPDQLTFPHLFREAGYHTALVGKWHVLSPPYGFDTTVVFHPPGGRYHDPEMIANGVRVKMRGHADDVVGDQALAFLDARPRDRPFCLLCWFKSPHRSWMPAERFARAFDDVDVPVPRTFEDRLAGRPEAVRRAEMAIADMPDFRDKGVSPDLPFEERRRLNLQHLVKNYYRVLLSVDENVGRLLERLDADGLAENTVVVYTSDNGFFLGEHGLFDKRLMYEPSIRVPLLVRFPKRVAAGRTDRAHLALNVDLAPTLLELAGIPAPGWMQGRSLAPLLEGRQAPWRDAFLYEYYEYPAEHCARKNRGIRTDRWKLIHFWEQPEEWELYDLRSDPDETTNLAYRREHAATVRTLRARMEALRRELNDADPPGPPPVAEPCGNGVNTGYGPPAE